The nucleotide window AGGCGCCCCACTGCGCCAGCAGCCCCAGCCCCAGCGCCACCGTGATGTAGGGCTTCCTGCGCGCCAGGGGCAGCAGCAGCGGCAAGAGCAGGTAGACCTCCAGCGCCACGAGCAGAAAATACAGGTGGTAGCTGGCCTTGCCGTACAGCAGATAGAAACTCCACTTGTCGGGGTCGGTGAGCACCTCGGAGGGGCGCTGCCCGGTCCACACCGACCACAGCACGTACAGGGCGCTCCACAGCAGGTAGGGCCACAGGCCGCGCGTCAGTCGCCGCCAGAAATAGCGCCGCGCGTCGAAGCGCTTGAGCAGGCTGTTGGTCAGGATGGCGACCGACAGGAACACGAAGGCAGGCACGGCGAAATGCAGCGACCGGTTCAGGATGGAGAGGAACTCGTGTTCTGGCGTGCCAGGAGAGGCGTAGCGCAGCGCCATTCCCGAGGTGTGGTGCCCGACGACCTCCGTGATGGTCAGACCCCGGAACACGTCTACGGCGCTGAGCTGCCCACTGGCCGGAGGAACCGCCTCGCTGGCGGGCGTATCCGTCTGTACCGGAGGCAGGACGCCGGGCGCCTCGCCGGTCAACCCCCGGCCCTTCCGGCGCCGTTGTCCTGATCGCCGGGTTCGGCCCCCCGGTCCTGCGTGCGCCTCATTCCGGGCACCGTAGCACGGAGGGGGCGAAAGTCAGGTAAGGAGGCCGGAGCGCCGGGCGACCTCTCTTCATCTGAACTGCGGTCCTGTCGGCGAAATTCGGGCCGGGGTTACGGCGATCAGGGTCGGCCCGGACCTCCCGGCCTTCTCAGCAGCCCACGAGCCGCGCGCCCGGCGACCCGGTGGGAACGGGCGCGCCGCACCAGTCGAGGCGCAGGCCGCAGCCCCCCAGCCACTCGTCCAGGCTGTAGCCCGCGCGGGCCAGGCCCGACAGGGTGTGGTGGGCCACCATCACGGCGTGGTGCACGTCGGCCTCCCCGATCAGGCCCGCCCCTCTGGCCGCGAGCAGTTCGTCGGTGTCCAGGATCTCGGCGCCCAGGCCGTCGTGGACGACCACGTCGAGGTACAGGTCGCGCACCGTCCAGACCCCGCCGCCGCGCGAGATCTGCGCCACGTCGATGTAGTAGTCGTGCTCACGCGGGCCATGGAAGTCGTAGCGGCACACCACGAGGTCGAGGTCGGGCAGCAGATGCGCCTGCCAATGCCGCACACGGGGGTGCCCGGTGAAGTCGCGCGCCACGAACAGGCCATGCGGGCGCTCGGCATAGGTACGCACAGCGCGCACGCCCGTGTTCGTGTGATGTTCCATGCGGGCCGGATCGTGCCGCTCGGTCTTGACCGGATGCGGACGCCCGGGGAGGCCACAGTGCAGGCCACGCGGCTCGGGAAGAGCGAACATGCGTCAGCATATCCGGGTCCCGCAGGCAAGAGAAAGGGGCAGGTCATACGAGCTGTGGGCCCGCGGCCCGCCTCCCCGGTCCGGCCTCGGCCAGGACAGGTCCACGCGGTCTCTGGCAGCCACCGGGCCCCTGCCAGAGACTGCGCCGCCTTGCCTTGACCCCTCCACGGCCAAGCGGCAGACTGGGCGGCGCAGCCCCGCATTCAGGGTTTTTCCCGGCAGTCCACCCACCCGTAGGCAACGTTTGTCCCCGTGACACGACCTCTTTCCCGCCTCGCGCCGGAAACGTCCGTGACCGGGGACACGTGCCCGGCCGTTCCACCCCCGATTTGCCCCCATTTCGCCGCGCCCCGGAGGTCCCACCATGTCCATGCCTACCGCGTCACTTCCGCTCCAGGCCCCTGTGGCCCAGCACGACCACACCCCCGCCTACACCGCCCGCCTGGGCACGCCGCAGGGCGAGTCCGTGACTGTGCGGCTGCGCTGTGAGTTGCCCGTCACCTCGGTGCTGCTCAAGTACGTGCATATCGGCGAGGTCGAGACGGTGGATGCCCGTGAGGTCGCCACGCCGCCCGAGAGCCGCAGTGGGGGCCGCTGGTTCGAGGCCGAGCTGCCCCTGGCGGGCCACCGGGTGCGCTACGCCTGGCAGCTGAATCTGGAGGGCGACCACCTCAACCTCACCCACTTGGGCCTGCACCACTCGCGCCGGGGCTTCCGGGGCTGGTTCCAGTACCTGCCGGGGCACGTGGCCCCCGAGTGGGCCTGGAGCAGCGTCTTCTATCAGGTCTTCCCCGACCGCTTCCGCAATGGCGACCCGGGCAACGACGTGCAGACCGGCGAGTACGTCTACAGTGGCCGCCCGGTCGAACACGTCAAGTGGGATACCCCGGTGGACGCCCACAACGACATCCACGGCCACTACGGCGGCGACCTGAACGGGGTGACGCAGGCGCTGCCGTACCTGCAGCAACTCGGGATCACGGGGCTGTGGCTCACGCCCATCTTTACCTCGCCCAGCAACCACCGCTACGACGTCACCGACTACCGCGCCGTGGACCCCCACCTGGGCGGCGAGGCGGCCTGGAACGAGCTGACGCGGGCGGCCGATACGGCCGGCATCCGTATCGTGCTCGACGGCGTGTTCAACCACACCGGCGACGAGAACGCGCTGTTCCGGGCGGCGCAGGCGAGCGAAGCGGCCCCCGAGCGCGAACTGTTCACCTGGCGCGCGGCGGAGCTGAACTACCACGCCTTCATGGACGTGCCCACCCTGCCCAAGATCGACTACGGCAGCCCCGCCGCCGTGGCCGAGTTCCTGAACGGCGAGCGGAGCGTGGTGCGGCACTGGCTGCGCCGGGGCGCGGCGGGCTGGCGGCTGGACGTGGCCCATATGATCGGCTCGGGCGGCACCGACGACGACAATCTGCCGCTGCACCGCGCCCTGAAGGCGGCGGCCCGCGAGGAACGCCCAGACGCCTACGTGTTCGGCGAGCGCTTCTTCGACCCCGAGCACGCGCTCGACGGCCAGGGCGAGGACGGCGCGATGAACTACCACGGCTTCGGGCTGCCGGTCATGCAGTGGGTCAGCGGGGGCACGCATTTCGGAGCGCCGAGCCGGCTGGACGGCCACGAACTCGTGGATATCCTGCACGACGCCTACCACGCCCTGGCACCGCAGGTCGCGCTGAGCATGTTCAACCTGCTCGAATCGCACGACATCGGCCGGGCGCTGTTCCGGGTCGGGAACGACCGCACCCGCTTTCTGGCGGCCTTCACACTCCTGATGGGCTACGCGGGCGTGCCCTGCACCTATTACGGCACCGAGGTCGGCGTGACCCAGAGCCGCAGCGGCAACATGCCCTGGTGCCGCGAACCGATGCCCTGGAACGAGGCCGACTGGGACCTGGGGCTGCTGGAGCGGGTACGCGCCCTGATCCGCGTGCGGCGGGAGACCCCGGTGCTGCACGCGGGCCACCTGCGTTTCGTGCACGCCGAGGCCGACGCGGTGGCCTACCTGCGCGAGTACACCCGCGCGGACGGCCACGCCGCACGCGCCGCCGTGGTCGCCAGCCGGCGCGCCGGGCCGCACCCCGTCACCCTGACCCTGCCGGCCGGCGAGTGGCGCGACGCCCTGAGCGGCGCGGTCCTGAGCGGCGGCGAGGTGACGCTGGACGCGGCGGGCGGGCGGGTGCTGGTTCAGGGCTGAGTGCCCTACTCCGGCCGGCCGGGCTATGCTGGGGGCCAATGACACATAGCGACTCGGCGTTGTACGCGGGGTGGACGGAACTGCTGGGCTGGCTGGAGGCCGAAGCGCACGCGCGCGGGCTGGCATACGGCAAGGTCGCGGATTTTCCGGACTACATCTACCGCATGGAGCGGCCCTACGACCTGCCCACCACCGTCATGAGCGCGGGCGTCAGCGCGGGGGGTCAGCCGCTGCTCGTCGCGGCCGTCAGTCCGCGCCACGCCGACCTCAAAGCCGTGTCGCTGCGCCTGATGGGCGGCAGCAAGCACTGGCACCTGCACGCCGGCACGCGCGGGCTGCTCGAGGGCAAGCGGCCCTTCACGCGCGAGCGGCTGGGCGCGGTACTCGACGGAGCGCTCCAGGGGTTGTAGGTGGAGGACGGTGGAGGCGGGAAGGCCCGCTTCCACCGTCCCTACAGCACCCGGAACGCCAGGAATCCCACGCCGATGCCCAACAGCAGGCCCGCGAGCATCTCCAGGTAGGTGTGCCCCAGCAGCACGCGCACCGGCTTGGGCGCGAACCCCTCCCGCACGACGGCCCCGAGTTCCTGAATGAGCTCGTTGAGCAGCCGGGCCTGCACGCCGCTGCTGTGGCGCACGCCGGTCGCGTCGTACATGACGATCAGGGCAAAGACAGCGGCGATAGCGAACAGGGGGCTGCCGACCCCCTCGCTCAACGCGACGCCCGTCGTCAGGGCCGCGACCATCGCGCTGTGGCTGCTGGGCATACCCCCCGTCTCCATGAACGCTTCCGGCCGCCAGCGCCGGTCGAACAGCAGGATCAGAAAGACCTTGAGCAACTGGGCACCGGTCGAGGCCAGCACCGCCGTCCACAACCAACGGTTGGCAAGAAGTTCGGCCAAAGAATTCACGCGGGGCTCAGTCTAGAGCATTTGCCAAACGGCGCTGGATCCGATTCTCCGCAGAGACGCCGGAAATCGTCAGCGGCGCCGCTCTGCCCGTCCGCAAAGCCGCGGGGGCTCTGGATTACGAAGACCCGGCCCCCCGCGAGAATTCAGGACTCGGCGCTGCCCTGCGCGGCCATATTGCGCGACAGGTTCGCCAGCACGCCGTTCACGAAGCGGCCCGAGTCGTCGCCGCCGAACTTGCGCGCGATGCGCACAGCACTCTCGATGACCGGCGGATGCGGTTCGTCCGTATGCAGCATCTCGAAAGTCGCCAGGCGCAGCACGTTCAGGTCGGTCTGGGCCATCTGGTCGAAGGTCCAGCCCCGGATGGTGCGGTGCAGCACGTCGTCGATCTCGCCGAGGTGCTCGCTCAGACCCCGCACGAGGTCGCGCGCGAAATCCAGCGCCTCGGCGTTCAGCGCCGGGAAGGTGTCGTCGCCCTCACGCATGGTCCCCTCGGCGCGGGTGAACACGTCTCTGAGCGGCAGGTCGCCCCGCTCGGCCTCGAACAGCGTGCGGAAGGCGAACTCGCGCGCGGCGCGCCGGGTGCCCACCGGCTGCGCGGCCTTGTCACGGCGGCGCGTCACGACGCCTGCCCCTTGGGCAGACACACGCCCTGTACGGCGACGTTCACGGCCCGGACCTTCAGGCCGGTCATGAGTTCGATGTTCTCGCGCACGGCCCGCTGCGCCTGCTGCGAGATCGCCAGCAGGTTGCGGCCGTAGTCCACGTTCAGACCGAGGTCCACGGTCACGTCCTGGCCTTCGCGGGTGACGCGCAGCGCGCGGGGACGCCGGGCACCGGGCTGGTTGCGGATCACTTCGCCCACCTTGATGGACGCCGCCGCGATCTCCGTGCCCTCGATGCCCTCGAGGGTGGTGGCGGCAATATCGAGCAGAACGCTCTTGCTGATTTCGACTTCGGGTGTTGCCATGAACTGTGCCTCCGGGCGGGCCGGAACGGGGCCGCGCCAACAGGCCCCAGTGTAGGGGTTCGCCGCGCCGCTCAGGCGTCGGCGGCCGGTTGCGTAGCCGGTCCCTGCGGCGCGCCGCCCACGCCCTTCTCGGCCAATAGCGCCGCGAGTCCGGCCTCGTCCAGCACCACCACCCCGAGTTCCTGGGCGCGCGCGAGCTTGCTGCCGGCCTCCTCGCCCGCCACGAGGTAGCTCGTCTTGCCGGTCACGCTGCCGGTCACGCGGCCCCCGGCAGCCTCCAGCCGGGCCTTGACCGCCTCACGCGGCTCGCCCAGAGTACCGGTGAGCACGAAGTTCAGGCCGCGCAGTTGCTCGCCGCGCGTCACCGCCTCTTCCTGGGGGTCGACCCCCGCTTCACGCAGGCGGCGCAGCAGGTCCTGCATGGCGGGGTCGGCCAGTGCCGCCGTCACGCTCTGGGCAATCACGCCCCCCATGCCCGGTACGGCCGCCACCTGTTCGGGGGTGGCCGCGAGCAGCGCGTCCAACGACCCGAAAGCGCGGGCCAGCGCCTGCGCGCCGCGCTCGCCCACGTGGCTCATGCCCAGGGCGTTCACCAGCCGCCACAGTGGACGCGCCCGGCTGGCCTCCAGCTGCGCCAGAACGTTGGCGGCCTTCTTGTCGCCGCCGCGTTCCAGGGCCGCGAGCTGCTCGGCGGTCAGTCCATAGAGGTCGGCCGCGTCCTTCACCAGTCCCTGCGCGAGCAGTTGCGCCACGAGCTTGTCCCCGATGCCGCGCACGTCCATCGCGCCGCGCGATACGAAGTAGCGGATGCGCTCGAAGTTCTGTGCCGGACAGGCGGGGTTGGGGCAGTAGGTGTTGGCGTCTCCCTCGGCCCGCACGGCTTCATGACCGCACACCGGGCAGTGGGTCGGGAAGGCGAAGGGCAAGGCCCCCTCGGGGCGCTTTTCGGGCAACACGCGCATGATCTGCGGAATCACGCCGCCCGACTTGCGCACGACCACCGTGTCGCCCACCCGCAGGTCGAGGTCGGCCACGAAGTCCTCGTTGTGCAGCGTGGCCTTGCTGACCGTGCTGCCCTCGATGAGCCGGGGAGCAAGGTGCGCCAACGGCGCGAGCTTGCCGGTGCGCCCCACGTTGACCGTGATGCTCTCCAGCGTCGTCTCGACCTCCTCGACCGGGAACTTGTAGGCGATGGCCCAGCGCGGCGCGCGGCTGGTGAAACCCGCCTCGCCCTGGAGGTCGAGCGGGTCGAGCTTGAGCACGGTGCCGTCGGCATCGAACTCGAACGCGGCCCGCCCAGCGATCATGCGCGCGTGGTAGTCGGCGGCGGCGGCGATGCCCTCCAAGCGTTCGGAGTAGCGGCTGGTCGGAAAGCCCTGCGCTTCCAACCACGCCAGCACCTCACCCTGGGTGCGGGCAGGCACACCGTCGCGTCTGCCCAGCGCGTAGAAGATCGCCTTCAGGTTGCGGGTGCGCGTCACCTCGGGGTCCTTCTGGCGCAGCGCCCCGGCGGCCCCGTTACGGGGGTTCTTGAGGAGGGGGGTACCCAGCTCCTCGGCCTGCGCGTTGAAGGCGGCGAAGTCGGCGCGCGACATGTAGACCTCGCCGCGTACTTCCAGCTCACCCGTCAGCCCCTCCAGCTTCCGGGGCAGCCCCGGAATGGTGAGCACCTGGGCGGTCACGATCTCGCCCACCCGGCCGTTGCCGCGGGTCGCCGCCCACTTCAACTCGCCGTTTTCGTAGTACAGGTTGACGCTCAGGCCATCAATCTTGAGTTCACCCGTAAAGGCGAAGCCGTCATAGTCGGTCGGCAGGTTCAGCGAGCGTGCCAGTTTCTCTTGCCACTCGCGCAGTTCCTCGTCACTGAACACGTTGTCGAGGCTGGTCATGGGCGTGGGGTGCTCGACCGGCACGAAGGCTGCGCTCGGCGCGCCGCCGACGCCCCCGGTGGGGGTGTCCGCCGTGACCCACTCGGGATGCGCCTCCTCCAGCGCGCGCACCTCGCGGGCCAGCGCGTCGTAGGTGTCGTCGGCGATCTCGGGGGCGTCCTGCTCGTAGTACGCGCGGTTGTGGCGGGCCAGGTCGTCCCGGAGCGCGAGGTAACGGGCGTGCGGATCGGCGTTTTCCTGTGCGTGGTCTGGGGAGGCGGCCTGCGTCATGGCCTCAGCCTAGCACCCGGTCAATCTCCGAAATCTCGGAGATTTTTTAACCTTCGGCAGAATATTCGGCACATTCTGGGCTGCCTGAAGTGCAGCTTAAGCCGCCTGGGGGCCGCATTCTCACGCTCGTCAGGTGAATGGAGGGTTCATTCATCCTTGACCATCCCAAAGTTGCATATACTGTGAAGACGTAGTCCCCTGTACCCAGTCCAAGGAGTTTCCATGAAGAAGATCATGATGCTGGCCCTCGCTGTAACGACCTCGCTCGCCGCCGCACAGACCGTGCGCGTGGGCATGGCCTACGACGCCGGCGGCAAGGCCGACAAGAGCTTCAACCAGAGCGCCTACGAGGGCGCCGTGCGCGCCACCAAGCAGCTCGGCGTGCAGATGAAGGACTTCGAGCCCAGCGACCCCAGCCAGAACATCCAGGGCGTGCGCTCCTTCGCCAAGGAAGGCTTCGACCTGACCATCGGTGTGGGCTTCGCCAACAATGCCAGCATCTCGACCGTCGCCAAGGAAAACCCCGACCTGTACTTCGGATTGATCGACGACGTGAGCACGGTGCCCAACGTCACCAGCCTGGTCTTCAACGAGGAACAGGGCAGCTACCTCGTGGGCTACCTCGCCGCCCTGAACAGCTCGACCGGCGTGCTCGGCTTCGTGGGCGGCATGGACATTCCCCTCATCCACAAGTTCGAGGCGGGCTACACGGCCGGCGTCAAGGCCGCCAACCCTAAGGCCCGGGTCGTCGCGCAGTACGTCGGCACCACCCCGGACGCCTGGAACAACCCGGCGAAGGCCAAGGAAATCGCGGCCAGCATGCGCGGCCGCGGCGCCGACATCATCTTCGCGGCTGCCGGTGGCTCGGGTGGCGGCGTCGTGGACTACATCCGCCAGACCCAGTGCCTCAAGGCCGCGCAGCTGCCCTCGGGCGTGAAGTTCTCCAGCGACAACTTCAAGAACATCGCCAAGAGCACCGGCTACAAGACGGCCTGCGCCGGCAACACGCGCCCGATGTTCTTCATCGGTGTGGACAGCAACCAGAACTACCTCGGCGACTTCGACAAGAACCCAGCCACCATGAACCACGGCCTGACGAGCATGCTCAAGCGTGTGGACAACGCCGTCTACGCCCTGATCAGCGACGTGAAGTCCAACAAGTTCAAGGGTGGCGAGCGCCGCTTCGGCCTCAAGGACGGCGGCGTGGGCTACGCGGTCGACGCCTACAACAAGGCCCTGATCAGCAGTGCGCAGGTCGCCAAGGTCGAGGCCGTCAAAGCCAAGATCATCAGCGGCGCCATCAAGGTCCCCACCAAGTAAGCTCTTCTCTTCGGGGGCGGCTCCTACATGGGGCCGCCTTTTTTGCTGCCTCGCCCCGGTACTGCCCCCGCCCCTACACTGGCGGCGTGACCTCTTCTCCCCTGCCTGTGATCCTCGACGGCGACCCCGGCGTGGACGACGCCGCCGCGTGGCTGCTGGCCTTCGCGAGTCCGGAACTGCGCGTGCTGGGCGTGACCACCACCCACGGCAACGTGGCCCTCGCCCAGACCACTCACAATGCCGGCGTCCTTCTGGCGCTCGCCGGCGAGGCGGCGCGGGACGTACCTCTGTTCGCGGGTGCCGACCGCCCACTGCTACGCGTGCCAGAGGAAGCCCACGACGTCCACGGCCAGAACGGCCTGCCCGCCCATGACCTGCCCGCGCCCCTGCGACCACCAGCGGACGAACACGCCGCCCTGTTCCTGATCCGGGCGGCGCGCGCTGCTCCCGGCGAGATCACGGTCATTGCCACCGGACCACTGACCAACTTGGCTCTGGCCCTGCGGCTGGCCCCCGACCTGGCCGGGCTGCTGCGGGAGATCGTCTGGATGGGCGGCGGCACGGCGCAGGGCAACCGCACCCCAGCCGCCGAAGCCAACGCTCTAACCGACCCGCACGCGGCCGCTGTCGTGTTCGGGTCCGGCATGCCCCTGCGGATGGTGGGGCTCAACGTCACCATGCAGTGCATCGCCGATCCGCAGCGCGTCGCGGCCCTGCGCGCTCCGGGCAACCGGGCGGGCGCGGTCACGGCCGAACTGCTGGAGTTCTACGCGGGCTTCTACCACCGGCGCTATGGCCTGAGCGGCGGCGCCATGCACGACCCGCTGGCTGTGGCGGCCGCCGTACGCCCCGACCTGCTGACCTGGCAGGCCATGCCGGTCACGGTCGACACCGCCGAAGGACCCAACCTGGGCCGCACCGTCTGTGACCTGTACGGCGTGACGGGCGCGCCCGCGAACGCGCGGGTGGCCGTCGGGGTGGACGCCCCCGCCTTCTTTGAGCTGTTCACCGAGCGGCTGGCCCGGCTGCCCTGAGCCGGACCCCCGGCGTCACTCCACAGACACGGCGACCGGCTCACCGCCCGGAAGCAGGAAAGCAAGTAGCTCGCCCGAGGCCAGGTCGGCGATGAGGTAAGGCACGTCGTAGGCCGCGCGGCGGCGATCGGTGTCGCTGGGGCCGGCCGGGCCGCACGGGTGGCTGTGGTACAGCCCAGCAAGGTCCAGCCCCGCCGCGGCCATGGCCCGCAGCGCCCGCAACAGCGCGCCGGGATCGGCCAGATATTCGCTTTCGGGCCGCGCCGAGACGTTCGGCAGCGGATACAGCGCGCGCGCGTGCCACACCGGTCCGGATTCCCCCTCACGCCACAGGCCCCCCAGGGCCCCCACGCACTCCCGCGGGGCTTCCTGCCGGGCGTGGGCCCACAGCTCGGCCGCCACCTGCGCGGGCAGGTGCAGGGCCGGAGAGACACCGGCGTGGGACATGGAGCGGCGGGACACGGGGCAGTGTAGTGCCCACAGGGACAGGCCGGCACGCAGGCCCCTGGCTCTCGGCCCAGCGCAGCAAAATCCCCGCGCGCATCCGCTAAACTGCCCGGTATGGCGAAGGCGGTGAAGGCTCGGAAGGCAGCTCCCCAGGCAAGCCGGTTTGACGGGGAAGCCCTGGGGCTGGTGCTGTTCGCACTGGGTATTTTTCTGGCGGTGACGGTGCTGCTCCCGTCCCCTGTTCCCGACGAGAGTACCGGTCCCGGGGTGATGGACCGGGCACGCGAGTTCCTGCTGGGCTGGCTGGGCTGGGGCGCCTACGCCCTGCCGGTCATCCCGGTGTCCTACGGCGCGCTGGTGTTCGTGGGGCGCGGCGTCCGCGGTCTCACGCGGCGGGTGCTGGGCGGCGTGGTCGTGGTCCTCTCGCTGCTGGCGCTGCACGAGGTGGTGCAGCCGGGCGAGGCGGGGCGGCTCGCGGCCCTGGCCATGGGGCCGCTGGCCGGCGCCGTCGGGTACGTGGCGGCGCTGCTGCCGGTGATCGTGCTGACCCTGGGCCTCGAGATCATGCTGCGCTACGCCCCCCTGACCCTCCTCAAGTCCTTTTTCCGCTGGCTGAGTGTGCTGGCCGGTGGAGCAGGCACCCACGCGCAGGGCCTGATCGAAGCGCGGCAGGGCGGGCGCGACTCGGCCCGCGCGCGGCAGGGCGCCCGCCTGGGCTTCGCGGCGGCGCTGCGAGAACTCGACGCCCTGAGACGGCTCTACCCCCAGGACACTGTGCTTGAGCGGCAGTGGGAGGACATGCGGGCGGCCCAGCGGGGCCTGCGCGGTCAGGACGAACAGGCCCTGGGCAGCGCCGTGCACGACCTCGAAAACTGGGAGGCCATGACCCGGCAGTACGTCGCCAGCGCGGCGCGCGACCTGCGCTCGGCCATCGCCGCCGAGGCCACCCCCGCCGGCGCCGAGGCCGAGGCGATGCAGAAAGAGGTCACGGCCGGGCGACACGAACTCAGTGTGCCGCTGGGCAGCACCCAGGCCAGCGGCGAACTCGAAGTGCTGCGCCGGCGCGCCGTGCAGGACCTCCAGCGCCTCGCCTTCCGGGCCGGGCGGCTGGAGCGCGAGCGCAGGGCCGCCGAAAAAGCCCTGGACAAACCCGACGTGGCCCTGCTGGCCCGCGAGACGAGCGCGCAGCAGACCCGCGCCGAGGGCTGGAGCGAGTTGCAGGCCGAGTGGAGCGCCTGGGCGCAGCAGGCCCGCAGTTACCCGGGCTGGCCGGACCTCGCCTCGTCCTACGACCGCGCGCCCACCGAGGCGGCTGCCGCCCTGGCGCAGGCGCTGCGGACCCGCCCCGAAGCCACGCTGACCGATCAGGCGAACTGGCAGGCGCGCCTCGAAGACGTGCTGGCGGGTCTCCCGATGGACACCGGCCGCAAGACCGGCATCTGGCCGGCCCTCTCACCGGCCCAGCCCAAGCCGGCCGCCGTGGTGGCGACCGCCGCGCCCACCCCGCTTCCCCCTGTCCTCGACTTCGATTTTGCGCTGGGTGATGCGGCTGTGCTCCCGGTTCCTGCCGAAGCCCCGCCGAGGCGCGCTTCCACCTCCAGCCCGCGCCCAGGCGTTCGGGTGACCTCCGCCGCGCCGCTGGGCAGTCTGGAATCGCTGGAACCCGGCGATCTGGGCGACTGGGACGATGACGAGGACATGCCCTTCGGTCCAGTGGGCCGGTCCCCCAGCCCGAACCGGCCGGCGTCCGTCTCCCCCAGCGCGCCCCGCGCTGCCCCGCATGCGGCCCCCTGGGAAAGTGCGGAGCCCGAGGCCCGTCCCCGGCCTACGCCGGGAGCCGCCGTCCAGACGCAGGCTCCCCCGGTCCGGTCCGCCCC belongs to Deinococcus sp. Leaf326 and includes:
- a CDS encoding acyltransferase; its protein translation is MTGEAPGVLPPVQTDTPASEAVPPASGQLSAVDVFRGLTITEVVGHHTSGMALRYASPGTPEHEFLSILNRSLHFAVPAFVFLSVAILTNSLLKRFDARRYFWRRLTRGLWPYLLWSALYVLWSVWTGQRPSEVLTDPDKWSFYLLYGKASYHLYFLLVALEVYLLLPLLLPLARRKPYITVALGLGLLAQWGAYELNRGVWRLQFPASTVLWYLLPVLLGVGVGARFAEFPAWWRRRWPALLLLTAVAYAAYLPTALDYLSGDLTSSAGYNLRSWLYTSLTALTLLGAAFHWKDLAPRLRGAFGWLGTVSLQIYLLHPVALQLLERWQAPAGSDAQRLWVSAGYGLLALLLPALLARLLRRTPLSPLLFGR
- a CDS encoding DUF402 domain-containing protein — translated: MFALPEPRGLHCGLPGRPHPVKTERHDPARMEHHTNTGVRAVRTYAERPHGLFVARDFTGHPRVRHWQAHLLPDLDLVVCRYDFHGPREHDYYIDVAQISRGGGVWTVRDLYLDVVVHDGLGAEILDTDELLAARGAGLIGEADVHHAVMVAHHTLSGLARAGYSLDEWLGGCGLRLDWCGAPVPTGSPGARLVGC
- a CDS encoding alpha-amylase family glycosyl hydrolase, which produces MSMPTASLPLQAPVAQHDHTPAYTARLGTPQGESVTVRLRCELPVTSVLLKYVHIGEVETVDAREVATPPESRSGGRWFEAELPLAGHRVRYAWQLNLEGDHLNLTHLGLHHSRRGFRGWFQYLPGHVAPEWAWSSVFYQVFPDRFRNGDPGNDVQTGEYVYSGRPVEHVKWDTPVDAHNDIHGHYGGDLNGVTQALPYLQQLGITGLWLTPIFTSPSNHRYDVTDYRAVDPHLGGEAAWNELTRAADTAGIRIVLDGVFNHTGDENALFRAAQASEAAPERELFTWRAAELNYHAFMDVPTLPKIDYGSPAAVAEFLNGERSVVRHWLRRGAAGWRLDVAHMIGSGGTDDDNLPLHRALKAAAREERPDAYVFGERFFDPEHALDGQGEDGAMNYHGFGLPVMQWVSGGTHFGAPSRLDGHELVDILHDAYHALAPQVALSMFNLLESHDIGRALFRVGNDRTRFLAAFTLLMGYAGVPCTYYGTEVGVTQSRSGNMPWCREPMPWNEADWDLGLLERVRALIRVRRETPVLHAGHLRFVHAEADAVAYLREYTRADGHAARAAVVASRRAGPHPVTLTLPAGEWRDALSGAVLSGGEVTLDAAGGRVLVQG
- a CDS encoding NADH-quinone oxidoreductase subunit 15 is translated as MTHSDSALYAGWTELLGWLEAEAHARGLAYGKVADFPDYIYRMERPYDLPTTVMSAGVSAGGQPLLVAAVSPRHADLKAVSLRLMGGSKHWHLHAGTRGLLEGKRPFTRERLGAVLDGALQGL
- a CDS encoding divergent PAP2 family protein, whose product is MNSLAELLANRWLWTAVLASTGAQLLKVFLILLFDRRWRPEAFMETGGMPSSHSAMVAALTTGVALSEGVGSPLFAIAAVFALIVMYDATGVRHSSGVQARLLNELIQELGAVVREGFAPKPVRVLLGHTYLEMLAGLLLGIGVGFLAFRVL
- the nusB gene encoding transcription antitermination factor NusB, with translation MTRRRDKAAQPVGTRRAAREFAFRTLFEAERGDLPLRDVFTRAEGTMREGDDTFPALNAEALDFARDLVRGLSEHLGEIDDVLHRTIRGWTFDQMAQTDLNVLRLATFEMLHTDEPHPPVIESAVRIARKFGGDDSGRFVNGVLANLSRNMAAQGSAES
- a CDS encoding Asp23/Gls24 family envelope stress response protein, with the protein product MATPEVEISKSVLLDIAATTLEGIEGTEIAAASIKVGEVIRNQPGARRPRALRVTREGQDVTVDLGLNVDYGRNLLAISQQAQRAVRENIELMTGLKVRAVNVAVQGVCLPKGQAS
- the ligA gene encoding NAD-dependent DNA ligase LigA; its protein translation is MTQAASPDHAQENADPHARYLALRDDLARHNRAYYEQDAPEIADDTYDALAREVRALEEAHPEWVTADTPTGGVGGAPSAAFVPVEHPTPMTSLDNVFSDEELREWQEKLARSLNLPTDYDGFAFTGELKIDGLSVNLYYENGELKWAATRGNGRVGEIVTAQVLTIPGLPRKLEGLTGELEVRGEVYMSRADFAAFNAQAEELGTPLLKNPRNGAAGALRQKDPEVTRTRNLKAIFYALGRRDGVPARTQGEVLAWLEAQGFPTSRYSERLEGIAAAADYHARMIAGRAAFEFDADGTVLKLDPLDLQGEAGFTSRAPRWAIAYKFPVEEVETTLESITVNVGRTGKLAPLAHLAPRLIEGSTVSKATLHNEDFVADLDLRVGDTVVVRKSGGVIPQIMRVLPEKRPEGALPFAFPTHCPVCGHEAVRAEGDANTYCPNPACPAQNFERIRYFVSRGAMDVRGIGDKLVAQLLAQGLVKDAADLYGLTAEQLAALERGGDKKAANVLAQLEASRARPLWRLVNALGMSHVGERGAQALARAFGSLDALLAATPEQVAAVPGMGGVIAQSVTAALADPAMQDLLRRLREAGVDPQEEAVTRGEQLRGLNFVLTGTLGEPREAVKARLEAAGGRVTGSVTGKTSYLVAGEEAGSKLARAQELGVVVLDEAGLAALLAEKGVGGAPQGPATQPAADA
- a CDS encoding BMP family protein, with the translated sequence MKKIMMLALAVTTSLAAAQTVRVGMAYDAGGKADKSFNQSAYEGAVRATKQLGVQMKDFEPSDPSQNIQGVRSFAKEGFDLTIGVGFANNASISTVAKENPDLYFGLIDDVSTVPNVTSLVFNEEQGSYLVGYLAALNSSTGVLGFVGGMDIPLIHKFEAGYTAGVKAANPKARVVAQYVGTTPDAWNNPAKAKEIAASMRGRGADIIFAAAGGSGGGVVDYIRQTQCLKAAQLPSGVKFSSDNFKNIAKSTGYKTACAGNTRPMFFIGVDSNQNYLGDFDKNPATMNHGLTSMLKRVDNAVYALISDVKSNKFKGGERRFGLKDGGVGYAVDAYNKALISSAQVAKVEAVKAKIISGAIKVPTK
- a CDS encoding nucleoside hydrolase: MTSSPLPVILDGDPGVDDAAAWLLAFASPELRVLGVTTTHGNVALAQTTHNAGVLLALAGEAARDVPLFAGADRPLLRVPEEAHDVHGQNGLPAHDLPAPLRPPADEHAALFLIRAARAAPGEITVIATGPLTNLALALRLAPDLAGLLREIVWMGGGTAQGNRTPAAEANALTDPHAAAVVFGSGMPLRMVGLNVTMQCIADPQRVAALRAPGNRAGAVTAELLEFYAGFYHRRYGLSGGAMHDPLAVAAAVRPDLLTWQAMPVTVDTAEGPNLGRTVCDLYGVTGAPANARVAVGVDAPAFFELFTERLARLP